A window from Lachnoanaerobaculum umeaense encodes these proteins:
- a CDS encoding phage tail assembly protein, producing MSKELEKDIEVVEKNDTAVIVFDEPYKWEGKEYTSVDISNMKNLKGIDLIESLDNGNGLSTSVNGEYNIKTIMSLVSRATGIPVEFFEYLPIKEVIKIKYKAIRFL from the coding sequence ATGAGTAAAGAATTAGAAAAAGATATTGAAGTCGTAGAAAAGAATGATACCGCAGTAATTGTATTTGATGAGCCATACAAATGGGAAGGCAAGGAATATACAAGTGTAGATATCTCTAATATGAAAAATCTAAAGGGCATTGATCTTATAGAATCATTAGATAATGGTAACGGCCTATCTACAAGTGTAAATGGTGAATATAATATAAAAACTATTATGTCTTTAGTAAGCAGAGCTACAGGGATTCCGGTTGAGTTCTTTGAATATTTGCCTATAAAAGAAGTCATAAAGATTAAGTATAAGGCTATACGTTTTTTATAA
- a CDS encoding phage major tail tube protein: MSFPTVINNFNVYAGSDRLIGVTDEVKLPDMNAITSSVSGAGIAGTIDIPVVGAYENMDIEIQFRGLTEDIFKIFKAGETVDLTLRGAYQTLENASASIGKSYMRVMVIGFVKNFSPGSVKINDQMTATVTISIAYYLIDVAGSNVIELDKLNSKCVINGVDVLEDIRSYI, translated from the coding sequence ATGAGTTTTCCAACAGTAATAAATAATTTTAACGTGTATGCAGGTTCAGATAGACTGATCGGCGTAACAGATGAAGTGAAACTGCCTGACATGAATGCGATAACTTCATCTGTAAGTGGTGCAGGTATAGCAGGAACTATTGATATTCCTGTTGTAGGTGCATATGAAAACATGGATATAGAGATACAATTTAGAGGTCTTACAGAAGATATTTTTAAGATTTTCAAGGCGGGAGAGACTGTAGATCTGACTTTAAGAGGAGCATATCAAACTCTTGAGAACGCCAGTGCTTCAATAGGCAAGAGTTATATGAGAGTAATGGTAATAGGTTTTGTAAAAAACTTCTCCCCTGGAAGTGTCAAGATAAATGATCAGATGACCGCTACAGTTACTATATCTATAGCATACTATCTGATTGATGTGGCAGGCAGCAATGTCATTGAGCTTGATAAGCTTAACTCTAAGTGCGTAATCAATGGAGTTGACGTACTTGAGGATATAAGAAGTTATATTTAA
- a CDS encoding phage tail sheath family protein — protein MTTYNHGIRVKEGATPVSKPLLGTAGLQVVVGCAPVNLTKDPYSKTNKVVLCNSFDECVQKLGYSDEMDKYTLCQSAYASFKHFKISPVVFINVLDPKKHKQTVAESTVNVVNKQAIHPDTGLLLDKLVVKNAAATLVADTDYILSFNDEGKAVISLLSTGSAYNATQLKVSGEKIDPSLVTVNDIVGGYSDSTGESTGIELIKSVFPKLGIVPGTLLAPGYSYNPLVATALVAKCEELNGKFRAMALIDISSSTVKKYTDVPKAKADLGIKSPFAIGLWPSVKVEKKVISYSAMFGALCAYIDTKNDNIPSKYPSNKPLNVESACLADGSEVLIDEEQGNTLNAVGVVTVINQVGLRAWGNNTMAYPDDTDPKNRWIAIRRSFNWYANGFITRFIDAVDDPTSYKIIEAFLDAENMFGNSIVARGDFAGIKMEFSIDDNPRESILAGRIKFKEKIAPFIPTEYIENEISFDPNMIVNALGGNN, from the coding sequence ATGACAACTTATAATCATGGTATAAGGGTAAAAGAGGGTGCTACACCTGTAAGTAAGCCACTGCTTGGTACTGCAGGACTTCAGGTTGTAGTAGGATGTGCACCGGTAAACCTTACAAAGGATCCATATTCTAAGACAAACAAGGTTGTGCTTTGCAACAGCTTTGATGAGTGCGTACAAAAGCTTGGATACAGTGATGAGATGGATAAGTACACTCTATGTCAGTCTGCTTATGCTTCTTTCAAGCATTTTAAGATAAGCCCTGTAGTTTTTATCAATGTACTGGATCCAAAGAAGCATAAGCAGACGGTAGCGGAAAGCACTGTCAATGTTGTAAATAAGCAGGCTATACATCCTGATACAGGCCTTTTGCTTGATAAGTTGGTGGTAAAGAATGCTGCAGCTACATTGGTTGCCGATACCGACTATATATTAAGCTTCAATGATGAAGGAAAGGCTGTAATATCACTATTGTCTACAGGCAGTGCATATAATGCCACACAGCTTAAGGTAAGCGGCGAGAAAATAGATCCAAGTCTAGTTACAGTTAATGATATAGTTGGCGGTTACAGTGATTCTACAGGAGAGAGTACAGGTATTGAACTTATAAAGAGTGTATTCCCTAAGCTTGGAATTGTGCCGGGTACATTGCTTGCCCCGGGATATTCATATAATCCGCTTGTTGCAACGGCTCTTGTCGCAAAATGTGAGGAGTTGAACGGAAAATTCAGGGCTATGGCTCTGATAGATATATCTTCAAGTACGGTAAAGAAGTACACAGATGTTCCGAAGGCTAAGGCTGATCTTGGTATCAAGTCACCTTTTGCAATTGGACTATGGCCAAGCGTGAAGGTGGAAAAGAAAGTAATTTCCTACTCTGCGATGTTTGGGGCTTTGTGCGCTTATATTGATACTAAGAATGATAATATTCCTAGTAAGTATCCTTCAAATAAACCTTTGAATGTCGAGAGCGCTTGTCTTGCAGATGGCAGCGAGGTGCTTATTGATGAAGAGCAGGGTAATACTTTGAATGCAGTAGGTGTAGTAACGGTTATAAACCAAGTAGGATTACGTGCTTGGGGTAATAACACTATGGCCTATCCGGATGATACCGATCCTAAAAACAGATGGATTGCAATAAGGAGATCCTTTAACTGGTATGCAAACGGATTTATAACAAGATTTATTGATGCGGTTGATGATCCTACAAGCTATAAGATAATTGAAGCATTTCTGGATGCTGAGAATATGTTCGGTAACAGCATTGTAGCAAGGGGAGACTTTGCAGGAATAAAAATGGAATTCAGCATTGATGACAATCCGAGAGAATCTATACTTGCAGGAAGAATTAAGTTTAAGGAGAAGATAGCTCCATTTATTCCGACGGAGTATATAGAAAACGAGATTTCGTTTGATCCTAATATGATTGTGAATGCATTGGGAGGTAATAACTAA
- a CDS encoding phage tail protein: protein MDIEVRVDENDWRRLEHTLKYLGEDADKGLAKVVNKTAKEAKKLLAKQSNSEYATTDLGLRGFNNAMKVKTATGKNPVAEIISKDGSRELYKFKVSPKTATRKNGRRPRTFKAKVLKSSSFKKMQTADIKAFVTTFKSGHTTLVERTPGKRMRNRRGKGITKHNMALKALYAVPVPNMLAGEHGYLKASSMIDDVLQKNIDVEIEKLLGSER from the coding sequence ATGGATATTGAAGTAAGAGTTGATGAAAATGACTGGAGGAGACTTGAGCATACTCTTAAGTATCTTGGGGAAGATGCCGATAAAGGCCTTGCTAAAGTTGTGAATAAGACAGCGAAGGAAGCAAAGAAACTGCTTGCAAAGCAGTCCAATTCCGAATACGCCACTACGGATTTGGGGCTTAGAGGATTTAATAATGCTATGAAGGTAAAAACAGCTACAGGAAAGAACCCTGTAGCTGAAATTATATCTAAGGATGGCAGCAGAGAGCTATATAAGTTTAAGGTATCACCAAAGACCGCTACAAGAAAGAACGGTAGAAGACCAAGGACTTTTAAAGCTAAAGTTTTGAAATCAAGCTCATTTAAAAAGATGCAGACTGCAGATATAAAAGCGTTTGTGACAACTTTCAAGAGCGGCCACACAACGCTGGTTGAGAGAACACCGGGCAAGAGGATGAGGAATAGAAGAGGCAAAGGTATAACAAAGCATAATATGGCACTTAAGGCCTTGTATGCTGTACCGGTTCCAAACATGCTTGCAGGTGAACACGGATATCTTAAGGCAAGTTCTATGATCGATGATGTACTGCAAAAGAATATTGATGTGGAAATAGAGAAACTTTTAGGAAGTGAAAGATGA
- a CDS encoding DUF2190 family protein produces MANKGSYVNTGYTINYINETNAKIEAGSVVKIGDLVGIAACDIDVKALGAVSISGVYDITKKSGEAIEAGKLVYYSDDGVTATAGSNPRVGYTVAKALAGDSIARVRLG; encoded by the coding sequence ATGGCAAATAAAGGTTCGTATGTAAATACCGGTTATACAATCAATTATATAAATGAGACGAATGCAAAAATTGAGGCAGGCTCAGTGGTAAAAATCGGAGATCTTGTAGGCATTGCAGCATGTGATATTGATGTGAAAGCACTTGGAGCTGTGAGTATCAGTGGCGTATATGATATTACTAAGAAATCCGGAGAAGCTATAGAGGCAGGCAAGCTTGTATATTATTCTGATGATGGTGTTACGGCCACTGCAGGCAGTAATCCGAGGGTAGGTTATACTGTAGCCAAGGCGCTTGCCGGAGATAGTATTGCAAGAGTAAGGCTGGGATAG
- a CDS encoding phage major capsid protein, with amino-acid sequence MGAKDALRRQQELLEKAKAEGRNLNSEEQREFDSMQTVIDAASTEGDVDGLKIERERCKQIVELCKDMELDPTEFIANGASIEAVKDAAIQKFKSEKRPVTAQPSGDVNLKVKTDERDKYTRAVADGMLLKSGLYVDKPAAGANDFKSMSLRDMAIHAMAQDGENLDTLMRMSPSEVYDKVTRAGFYNPTSAFPAIMDTAINKAYKDEYTLAPTTFEKFVKIGSLSDFKAHDNYWVTGPAGTFKEVSENGEIEADVPKDMAKPKRQLKTFARQFSMSRQAFINDDIGFLTTVPARYARSAKTTINQMVYNALYNDVVIYDGLPLFDASHKNSLATGSAPSAEVINKMILALATQKDEFGQSIVVNPRTIVAPVGYAMDLYKIFNSPSINTTDNTQAANPLYQLRNNIQIVEDATLNALSGTGAAPWYLMADAADINAIEVDFLNGQQVPTIRRMENPGTLGFVWDIYFDVGVTVMNHRGIVRNKGVTIADPLA; translated from the coding sequence ATGGGTGCAAAGGATGCATTGAGAAGACAACAGGAGCTTTTGGAAAAAGCTAAGGCAGAAGGTAGGAACTTGAACTCTGAGGAGCAAAGAGAGTTTGACAGTATGCAGACTGTTATTGATGCTGCTTCTACAGAGGGAGATGTAGATGGCTTAAAGATTGAAAGAGAAAGATGTAAGCAGATTGTAGAGCTGTGTAAGGACATGGAGCTTGATCCGACTGAATTTATCGCAAATGGAGCAAGCATAGAAGCTGTGAAGGATGCTGCTATACAAAAGTTTAAAAGTGAGAAAAGACCTGTAACGGCTCAGCCAAGCGGTGATGTTAATTTGAAGGTTAAGACTGATGAAAGAGATAAGTATACCAGAGCTGTAGCGGACGGTATGCTTCTAAAAAGCGGTCTATATGTTGATAAGCCTGCAGCAGGTGCAAATGATTTTAAGAGTATGTCTCTAAGAGACATGGCTATTCATGCTATGGCACAGGATGGTGAGAATTTAGATACTCTTATGAGAATGTCTCCAAGTGAGGTGTATGACAAGGTTACAAGAGCAGGATTTTACAATCCTACATCTGCATTCCCGGCTATCATGGATACAGCTATCAATAAAGCTTATAAGGATGAGTATACACTTGCTCCTACAACGTTTGAGAAGTTTGTAAAGATTGGTTCTTTATCGGATTTTAAGGCACATGACAACTACTGGGTAACAGGCCCGGCTGGCACGTTCAAGGAAGTATCGGAGAACGGAGAGATCGAGGCGGATGTACCTAAGGATATGGCCAAGCCTAAGCGCCAGCTTAAGACATTTGCAAGGCAGTTCTCTATGAGCAGACAGGCCTTTATCAATGATGATATAGGCTTCCTTACTACAGTGCCGGCACGATATGCAAGAAGTGCAAAGACTACAATCAATCAGATGGTATATAACGCACTATACAATGATGTGGTTATTTATGACGGATTACCGCTGTTTGATGCAAGTCATAAGAACTCTTTAGCTACCGGATCAGCTCCGAGTGCTGAAGTTATCAACAAGATGATATTGGCGTTGGCAACACAGAAGGATGAGTTTGGGCAAAGCATTGTAGTAAATCCTAGAACAATAGTAGCTCCTGTGGGATATGCTATGGATTTGTATAAGATTTTCAACTCTCCGAGTATCAATACAACGGATAATACACAGGCGGCAAACCCTTTATATCAGCTTAGAAACAATATCCAGATTGTAGAGGATGCAACTCTTAATGCACTGTCAGGAACAGGCGCTGCACCATGGTATCTGATGGCGGATGCGGCAGATATAAATGCTATTGAGGTGGATTTCCTTAACGGTCAGCAGGTTCCGACTATCAGAAGAATGGAAAATCCGGGAACACTGGGATTTGTATGGGACATCTATTTTGATGTAGGCGTTACTGTGATGAATCATAGAGGTATTGTAAGAAATAAGGGAGTAACTATAGCTGATCCGTTGGCTTAA
- a CDS encoding HK97 family phage prohead protease gives MDKNFVREIAINGIRQVKSEDDTKTIELSFSSEEPYQRWYDHTEVLDHKGIQLDRLNDIGVVLYNHNRDKVIGKVKKAWVEDNRGLAVIELDDDDFSNEIYKKVESGTLKGVSVGYSIDTWEEVKAGKESIDGFAGPCYIARKWTPYEISIVSIPADGTVGVGRSEENTDGKDMADLSMYENIVKMNENKLRL, from the coding sequence ATGGATAAGAATTTTGTAAGAGAAATAGCAATAAACGGTATCAGACAGGTAAAAAGTGAAGATGATACTAAGACTATAGAGCTTAGCTTTTCAAGTGAAGAGCCATATCAAAGATGGTATGATCATACAGAAGTACTGGATCATAAGGGAATACAGCTTGATAGGCTGAATGATATAGGTGTAGTGCTATATAATCATAACAGGGATAAAGTTATAGGCAAGGTGAAGAAAGCGTGGGTGGAAGATAACAGAGGCCTTGCTGTAATAGAACTTGATGATGATGATTTCAGTAATGAAATATACAAGAAAGTGGAAAGCGGTACACTTAAAGGTGTATCTGTAGGGTATTCTATAGATACATGGGAAGAAGTGAAGGCAGGAAAAGAGTCTATAGACGGGTTTGCCGGACCTTGTTACATTGCCAGGAAATGGACACCTTATGAGATATCTATAGTATCAATACCTGCAGACGGGACTGTAGGAGTTGGTAGATCTGAAGAGAATACAGACGGTAAGGATATGGCGGATTTAAGTATGTATGAGAATATAGTCAAAATGAATGAGAATAAGTTGAGATTGTAA
- a CDS encoding phage portal protein, producing the protein MNWLDNIIGFFSPAWAYKRQAFRTGLDEIRSGYYDSADSSRMNRNWTANNAPAVMTDSFSRDNIRARARDLERNSDIMNAILSAYNRNVVGEGFTLQARTDNEELNNKIEELWRVWTKKKNCDISKNQNLIQMLRMIERRKRVDGGVLIQKCYTDDGVLPLKLSCLEVDEIDKDVMSPHYEGNKVVDGVEVNEYGAAVGYHIRRYSKDGYLLEEPHFVKAEDMIFVFSKTRPSQVREMSDLNPTLLRVRDITEFMTAVSVKQRIEACMSVFIKKGAADELGRGIVKSNNQAGYDGKLLSPGMIKVLNPGESIDVVNPNGQAADATSYIKLQNQLLGAGQGLSYEATTRDMSQTNYSSARQGLIEDNLTYAEDRQLLGDLVDEIYEAFITCAVLSKKLDITDFLENKEKYFKHEWIQAGRRWIDPLKEASAMRLGMASGQKTFKQIAAENGKDWREQIEDMAEVIAYGNDLGIDLGHILYGIDSRRENG; encoded by the coding sequence ATGAATTGGCTCGATAATATAATTGGATTTTTTTCTCCGGCATGGGCATATAAAAGACAGGCCTTCCGTACAGGACTTGATGAAATAAGGTCAGGATATTATGACAGCGCAGATTCGTCAAGAATGAATAGAAACTGGACTGCGAATAATGCTCCGGCAGTAATGACGGACAGTTTCTCAAGGGATAACATAAGAGCCAGAGCGAGAGACCTTGAGAGAAATTCAGATATTATGAATGCAATACTTAGTGCATACAATAGAAATGTGGTAGGGGAAGGATTTACCTTACAGGCAAGGACGGATAATGAAGAACTTAATAACAAGATTGAAGAACTGTGGAGAGTATGGACTAAGAAAAAGAACTGTGATATTTCTAAGAATCAAAATCTGATTCAAATGCTTAGGATGATTGAGAGAAGAAAGAGAGTAGACGGTGGAGTTCTCATACAAAAATGTTATACAGATGATGGAGTATTGCCACTGAAGCTTTCCTGTCTTGAGGTGGATGAGATAGATAAAGATGTTATGAGTCCACACTATGAGGGAAATAAAGTGGTGGACGGTGTAGAAGTGAATGAGTATGGAGCAGCTGTAGGGTACCATATCAGAAGATACAGTAAGGATGGATACTTACTGGAAGAGCCACACTTTGTAAAAGCTGAAGATATGATATTTGTATTCTCAAAGACAAGGCCTTCTCAAGTAAGAGAGATGAGTGATCTAAATCCTACATTGCTTAGGGTAAGGGATATCACTGAATTTATGACTGCAGTATCAGTGAAGCAAAGGATTGAAGCTTGTATGTCTGTATTTATAAAAAAAGGTGCAGCGGATGAGCTTGGAAGAGGGATAGTAAAGTCAAATAATCAAGCCGGATATGACGGAAAGCTGTTATCTCCGGGTATGATCAAGGTATTAAATCCGGGAGAAAGTATAGATGTTGTTAATCCAAACGGCCAGGCGGCGGATGCAACATCTTATATAAAGCTTCAAAATCAGTTGCTTGGAGCAGGACAAGGGCTCAGTTATGAGGCTACCACAAGAGATATGAGTCAAACAAATTACTCAAGTGCAAGACAAGGATTGATAGAGGATAACCTCACATATGCAGAGGATAGGCAGTTATTAGGAGACTTGGTAGATGAAATATATGAGGCTTTTATTACTTGTGCAGTGTTGTCTAAAAAGCTTGATATAACTGATTTTTTAGAGAATAAAGAAAAGTATTTTAAACATGAGTGGATACAGGCAGGAAGAAGGTGGATAGATCCACTTAAAGAAGCAAGTGCTATGAGGCTTGGTATGGCAAGTGGACAAAAAACTTTTAAGCAAATTGCAGCAGAGAACGGAAAAGACTGGAGAGAGCAAATAGAGGATATGGCTGAAGTAATTGCATATGGCAATGATTTGGGTATAGACCTTGGACATATCCTATACGGAATAGATTCGAGGAGGGAAAATGGATAA
- a CDS encoding peptidylprolyl isomerase, with the protein MDRPMTNEEQIIEIDKAISSILRTGQSYKIGSRALTRADLGTLRAMRKDLLAASEDNGTDLFSNTFVAVFDRR; encoded by the coding sequence ATGGACAGACCAATGACAAATGAGGAGCAAATCATAGAAATTGATAAGGCAATATCATCAATTTTGAGAACAGGACAAAGTTATAAGATAGGTTCAAGAGCTCTGACAAGAGCGGATCTTGGAACGCTTAGAGCTATGAGGAAAGATTTATTGGCGGCTTCAGAGGATAACGGTACTGATTTATTCAGTAATACTTTTGTAGCTGTATTTGACAGGAGGTAG
- a CDS encoding terminase gpA endonuclease subunit — translation MTSREKTRRLFQKVISETLKPQKQLSVSQWAERYRVLDSNSNLAGKWSNDVTPYLVGIMDAFNDVNIRKIFFCKASQIGGTSAMVNMIMYIIMQTPAPTMIVYPSDDLAKNISNDNLKPAFRLVPEIKKMFKETKSKELELRFTHMPIYLTGAGSPSKLASKPIKYLFFDEIDKMGGATKKEASPYNLALERTKTFRPTEKVFAASTPTIKSNYIWELHDGADEVKHYFVQCPHCGEWIEFVFDQIKFCKDDEKKMSNYERAQTAKYVCQECGCFITDSDKMKMLRSGEWRVVKKRGNGVAAKSVGFWISSLYSVFLKWSDIVEEFLDSYKDPEKLQNFTNSWLGEAWEDTRIATSNKLVLQRQTDLEEFVVPKWARMLVGGVDVQQDSLYFTIRAYGAYTTSQNITHGQVRSFSDIERVMNDTYKREDGVDMVVALCLIDSGYRPDDTYDFCIENRDWAIPVKGSSNPMDSRYRFNRVDKKGYGLQLVVCDGGAFKDSIAVRLQKENGPGSFMVFKDCDENYANQLSSEQKVMVKTTAGNVMRWVPKRSHIDNHYLDCEVYAMCAAEILGVRNLREEGCEETSEDNTKAEDTESDWITGGNKGGWL, via the coding sequence ATGACATCAAGAGAGAAAACAAGAAGACTGTTTCAAAAAGTAATAAGCGAAACGCTAAAACCACAAAAACAGCTAAGCGTAAGCCAGTGGGCAGAAAGATACAGGGTACTTGATTCCAACTCCAACTTAGCCGGCAAGTGGTCTAATGATGTTACTCCATACCTTGTAGGGATAATGGATGCTTTTAATGATGTAAATATCAGAAAAATATTCTTTTGCAAAGCCAGTCAGATAGGTGGAACCAGCGCAATGGTAAATATGATTATGTATATCATTATGCAGACTCCGGCACCAACGATGATAGTCTATCCAAGTGACGATCTGGCCAAGAATATATCCAATGACAACTTAAAGCCTGCATTCAGACTTGTTCCGGAAATAAAGAAGATGTTCAAAGAGACAAAATCAAAGGAGCTGGAGCTTAGATTTACTCATATGCCTATATATCTTACCGGAGCAGGATCTCCAAGTAAGTTGGCTTCAAAGCCTATAAAGTATCTGTTTTTTGATGAGATAGATAAGATGGGTGGTGCCACGAAAAAAGAAGCAAGTCCTTATAATCTTGCGCTGGAAAGAACTAAGACATTCAGGCCTACTGAGAAGGTCTTTGCTGCAAGCACACCGACTATCAAGAGTAATTATATCTGGGAGCTACATGACGGAGCAGACGAGGTCAAACATTACTTTGTGCAGTGTCCGCACTGTGGAGAGTGGATAGAGTTTGTATTTGATCAGATAAAGTTCTGTAAGGATGATGAAAAGAAGATGAGCAACTACGAAAGGGCACAGACCGCAAAGTATGTATGCCAGGAGTGCGGCTGTTTTATTACAGATTCAGACAAGATGAAGATGCTTAGAAGCGGTGAATGGAGGGTGGTGAAGAAGAGAGGTAATGGAGTGGCTGCAAAGAGTGTAGGATTCTGGATAAGTTCTCTTTATTCAGTATTTCTTAAATGGTCCGATATAGTGGAAGAGTTCCTAGACAGTTATAAAGATCCGGAGAAGCTTCAGAACTTTACCAACTCATGGCTTGGTGAAGCATGGGAAGATACAAGGATTGCCACAAGTAATAAGCTTGTACTGCAAAGACAGACCGACTTGGAAGAGTTTGTGGTTCCGAAGTGGGCAAGAATGCTTGTAGGCGGTGTGGATGTGCAGCAGGATTCTTTGTATTTTACGATTAGAGCGTATGGAGCTTATACAACCAGTCAGAATATTACTCATGGGCAAGTACGAAGTTTTTCAGATATTGAAAGAGTTATGAATGACACATATAAGCGTGAAGACGGTGTGGACATGGTAGTCGCCCTATGTCTTATTGATAGCGGATATAGGCCTGATGATACATACGACTTTTGTATTGAAAATAGAGACTGGGCAATACCAGTAAAAGGTTCATCAAACCCTATGGACTCAAGATATAGATTTAATAGAGTGGATAAAAAGGGATATGGGCTGCAGTTGGTAGTATGTGACGGCGGTGCTTTTAAGGACTCTATAGCTGTCAGACTGCAGAAGGAAAACGGCCCGGGCTCTTTTATGGTATTTAAGGACTGTGATGAAAACTATGCGAATCAATTAAGCTCTGAGCAAAAGGTTATGGTGAAGACAACTGCAGGCAATGTGATGAGATGGGTTCCAAAGCGTTCTCATATAGATAACCACTATCTTGACTGTGAAGTATATGCCATGTGTGCGGCTGAGATATTGGGAGTGAGGAACTTAAGAGAAGAAGGTTGTGAAGAAACAAGTGAAGATAATACCAAGGCGGAGGATACTGAATCTGATTGGATTACAGGTGGAAATAAAGGAGGATGGTTATAA
- a CDS encoding DNA-packaging protein, with protein MTVNQKELAECLGVEPRTIRDLTKKCGIFERNESGKYELSTCIKEYIEYKLDLDSSRAKGLNLEALKARHEEIKIQMSLEKLREYKAETHRSEDVEEFLSNMLVSFKNKLSTLPSKLAMEIMGETDTNVAIKKVEEEIDIALNELSGYDPNKISRKRKNIDLNEDDLEEVEEEDDIKRENKKTVSKSNKRNAKTTKTAKRKPVGRKIQGT; from the coding sequence ATGACAGTTAATCAAAAGGAGCTGGCGGAGTGTCTTGGAGTAGAGCCAAGGACTATAAGAGATTTGACTAAGAAATGTGGAATATTTGAAAGAAATGAGTCGGGAAAATACGAGTTAAGTACATGTATAAAAGAGTATATTGAATATAAACTGGACCTGGACTCAAGTAGGGCGAAAGGCTTGAATTTAGAGGCTTTAAAGGCCAGACATGAAGAGATAAAGATACAGATGAGTCTTGAAAAGTTAAGAGAATATAAGGCTGAAACTCACAGGTCTGAAGATGTGGAAGAGTTCCTGTCAAATATGCTGGTAAGTTTCAAAAATAAGCTGTCAACATTGCCCTCAAAGCTGGCTATGGAGATCATGGGAGAGACCGATACCAATGTGGCAATAAAGAAGGTGGAAGAGGAAATAGACATAGCTTTGAATGAACTTTCCGGATACGATCCGAATAAGATTAGCAGGAAGAGAAAAAATATTGATTTGAATGAGGATGATTTAGAAGAAGTAGAGGAAGAGGATGACATCAAGAGAGAAAACAAGAAGACTGTTTCAAAAAGTAATAAGCGAAACGCTAAAACCACAAAAACAGCTAAGCGTAAGCCAGTGGGCAGAAAGATACAGGGTACTTGA
- a CDS encoding type II toxin-antitoxin system HicB family antitoxin, which produces MAKYVYPAIFTKEDNGGYSIAFPDIQGCHTCSENLQEGFEMAADALTLMLYDLEQDKKEIPKPSDIKSVNVANNEFVSYIAADTAFYERYYSNKTVKKNCTIPYWLEKMASDNNINFSQVLQDGLKNILKIE; this is translated from the coding sequence ATGGCGAAATATGTTTATCCGGCTATATTCACAAAAGAGGACAATGGAGGGTATAGTATAGCATTTCCGGACATACAAGGATGCCACACATGTTCGGAGAATTTACAAGAAGGCTTTGAAATGGCAGCAGATGCATTGACGTTGATGTTGTATGATTTAGAACAGGATAAAAAAGAAATACCAAAGCCAAGTGACATAAAAAGTGTTAATGTAGCAAATAATGAATTTGTATCTTATATTGCCGCCGATACGGCATTCTATGAAAGATATTACAGTAACAAGACTGTAAAGAAGAATTGCACAATACCGTATTGGTTGGAGAAGATGGCAAGTGATAATAATATAAATTTCTCTCAAGTGTTGCAAGATGGATTGAAGAATATTTTAAAAATAGAGTAG
- a CDS encoding type II toxin-antitoxin system HicA family toxin yields the protein MKKGELIKILKKSGCYLKREGTRHEIWISPITQNMFEVPRHAKEITVGTLNKILKDAGLK from the coding sequence ATGAAAAAAGGAGAACTGATAAAGATTTTAAAGAAAAGTGGTTGTTATTTAAAAAGGGAAGGAACAAGACATGAAATATGGATTAGCCCAATAACACAAAATATGTTTGAAGTTCCAAGGCATGCAAAAGAAATAACCGTAGGAACACTAAATAAAATCTTAAAGGATGCAGGGCTTAAATAA
- a CDS encoding single-stranded DNA-binding protein — protein sequence MNRVILMGRLTRNPEVRYTQGQDSMAIARYTLAVDRATKGGNQAADFIPCVAFNKAGEFAEKYFRQGMRVLVSGRIQTGSYTNKEGQKVYTTEIIIDTQEFADSKGENTKVTGNHSSNTDVDGFMNIPDGVDDEGLPFN from the coding sequence ATGAACAGAGTAATATTGATGGGTAGGCTGACAAGAAATCCGGAGGTTAGATATACACAAGGACAGGATAGTATGGCTATAGCCAGGTATACTTTGGCAGTGGATAGAGCCACAAAGGGAGGAAATCAGGCAGCAGATTTTATTCCTTGCGTTGCATTTAACAAGGCTGGAGAATTTGCAGAGAAGTATTTTAGACAGGGTATGAGAGTATTGGTTTCAGGTAGAATTCAGACAGGAAGTTATACCAACAAAGAAGGCCAAAAGGTTTATACAACTGAGATTATTATAGATACTCAGGAGTTTGCAGACAGCAAAGGAGAAAACACAAAAGTAACAGGTAATCACAGTTCAAATACAGATGTAGATGGATTTATGAATATCCCGGATGGAGTTGATGATGAGGGCTTGCCATTTAATTAA